The genomic stretch CCTGAACAAAGCCCTGTTGTCGCTTTTCTTTTTAAGCACAGGATTGCAGCAGAAAAGATAATTGTTTTTCTGTTCAAAAACAGCGTCATTGAGAAAAATGTAATGAGGACAGCTCTCCGCCTTTATGTCAACACCCCCTCTACGGGATTTAACGAGGGCCTCTATCCCCGCGCGCGAAGAAATATGGCATATATATATTCTCCCTTTCGCCTTTTTCGCGATGGAGGACACTCTCAAAACAGCCTCTGATTCCGCGCGTGAAGAACCCGATAAAGCAAAATAACGCGGGGCAGTTCTTCCGCTCTTCACAAGACGCGACAGATTATTTTCCAGTATTTTACCGTCTTCCGCGTGAAAGCCCACCGCGCCGCCGAGTGACGAAATATACCTGACGGCTTCATAAATCTCATTGTCCGTCACGCCCCAGCCCTCAGTCGGCGGCATAAATATTTTAAAAGTGGGAAAGCCCTTGCTTATAAGATAAGCTGCGTCTTCTTTTATTTTATCCGTCCAGCCCAGTATCTGGGGATGAAAAGAAAAATCCACACAGGCGGCCGAGGCCTGTTTCACTCTGCGCGAGACTTCGGCCTTTAACGAAGAATCCCGCGATGCGGGGATCGCGAAATCAATAAAGGCCGTCACGCCTCCCGCGGCGGCCTCGTGTGAGGCGGTATAATAATCATCGCAGGTTTTCGCCCCGTAGGCCTCGAGCATAAAATGCACGTGGGGATCTATGACGCCTGGAAAAACGAACTTTCCCGCGGCGTCTATAACCGATGAGGCATGCCTGACGGATGTTCCCATATATGACACGGCGCCGTTTTTTATGCCTATGTTTGTTTTTTGCGCGCTTTCGCTGTTTATGACAAGGCCGTTTTTGATAAAAATATCAAACACGTTTTATTTTAGCGAGCCCAGGA from Candidatus Omnitrophota bacterium encodes the following:
- a CDS encoding amidohydrolase family protein translates to MFDIFIKNGLVINSESAQKTNIGIKNGAVSYMGTSVRHASSVIDAAGKFVFPGVIDPHVHFMLEAYGAKTCDDYYTASHEAAAGGVTAFIDFAIPASRDSSLKAEVSRRVKQASAACVDFSFHPQILGWTDKIKEDAAYLISKGFPTFKIFMPPTEGWGVTDNEIYEAVRYISSLGGAVGFHAEDGKILENNLSRLVKSGRTAPRYFALSGSSRAESEAVLRVSSIAKKAKGRIYICHISSRAGIEALVKSRRGGVDIKAESCPHYIFLNDAVFEQKNNYLFCCNPVLKKKSDNRALFRALKKDIDWIGTDHCAFSKADKERNKKDFRNIPRGLPGIGMSFPLLFTASLRDKKSLMALARLTSESAAENFGLKKKGAILPGMDADIFVTDPERSRLIRKSAPYGWSPYEGRRLSGFSNITIRRGEIIYKNGRLCAERASGRLIFRKLI